In Chlamydomonas reinhardtii strain CC-503 cw92 mt+ chromosome 16, whole genome shotgun sequence, a single window of DNA contains:
- a CDS encoding dUTP pyrophosphatase, with product MEVLKENVPRAHDMAMSAEKPPAKLARVDFEEKLLVKKLNDKATLPKRGSAGAAGYDLASAEDTVIPAKGKGIVKTGLSIRCPKGTYGRVAPRSGLAVKNFIDTGAGVVDEDYRGEVGVVLFNHSDVDFVVKVGDRVAQLVLERIATPDVEEVEELDATDRGANGYGSTGVAKA from the exons ATGGAGGTCCTGAAGGAGAACGTTCCTCGTGCGCACGATATGGCTATGAGCGCTGAGAAGCCTCCCGCCAAGCTGGCACGCGTGGATTTTGAGGAGAAGCTGCTGGTGAAGAAGTTGAACGACAAGGCGACGCTGCCCAAGCGCGGctcggcaggcgcggcgggctacGACCTCGCCAG cgctgagGACACCGTCATTCccgccaagggcaagggcatcGTGAAGACGGGCCTGTCCATCCGCTGCCCCAAGGGCACTTACGGCCGTGTGGCGCCCCGCTCCGGCCTGGCGGTGAAGAACTTCATcgacaccggcgccggcgtcgtggACGAGGACTACCGCGGCGAGGTTGGCGTCGTGCTGTTCAACCACTCGGACGTCGACTTCGTGG tcAAGGTGGGCGACCGTGTGGctcagctggtgctggagcgcaTCGCCACACCcgacgtggaggaggtggaggagctggacgcAACAGAccgcggcgccaacggctACGGCTCCACAGGCGTGGCCAAGGCCTAA